The genomic interval CGGGGGCGAAGAGCAGGAACAGTTTCTCCGCGCCGGCGAGGGGGAGGGTGCCGAGGTCGGTCACGTCGGCGCTGACGCCCTGGGCGTTCGCCGGGAGATCCGTGGGCAGGGTGCGCGCGACCGCCGTCACCTTGTCGCCAGCCTCGGCCAGCATCCGCACCAGCGGCCGTCCTACGTTTCCGGTCGCTCCGGTCACAACGATCATTGTTCGAACTCCTGAGTTAGTTGACTGACTAACAAGAAGCTAGCCGACGTTCGACGTGTTGTCTACAGTTAGTTGGGTGACCAACTCAGTGGCCGGCACCAAGCCCGGTAAGCGGGAGCGACTGATCGAGGCCGCCGTGCGCGTGTTCTACGAGCGGGGCGTGGAGAAGACGACCATCGCCGATATCGCGCGGGTGGCCGATGTCCCGGTCGGCAATGTGTACTACTACTTCAAGACGAAAGACCAGCTCATCGAGGCCGCGATCGGCGCGCACGCCCGCACGCTGGACCAGCTGACCGCGGAGCTGAATCGTCTTGATTCCCCGCGGGATCGACTGAAGCGGCTGATCGACGGCTGGGTCGAGGAGCGGGAGCTGGCGGCCCGGTACGGATGCCCGTTCGGTTCGCTGACGGCGGAACTGCACAAGCGGGACGATCCGCTCGAAGGCCGGGCCAGCGAGGTGATGCGCGCGCTGGTCGATTGGGCCGCAGGGCAGTTCGACGCCATGGGCCGCGCCGACGCCGAGCAGCTCGCGATCGCGCTCATCGCCTCCTATCAGGGTATTTCGCTGCTCACCAACGCGTTCCGCGATCCGGATCTGATGGTCGCCGAGGGTAGGCGACTCCAGGGCTGGATCGACTCGCTCTGATCCGCATCACCCATCGAGGCGCGTCCCCCAGCGGGGGGCGCGCCTTTTGTCGTGTGGACGGGAATTCTCAGCGCGGACCTTGCGTTGGATAGATTGCCGATATATCGTCGATAGCATGAGATACACACGAAAGCCTGAGGAGGCAATCATGGGAAACACCGAACACAGCGAAAACAGCGGCTTCGGCCGACGTGCTCGCCGGCATCGCCCCGGAGGCGGCGAATTCGGCCCCGAGCTGCACATGCACGCCCGGCACGGGCGGCGCGGCTTCGGTCCGGAATTCGGCCCCGGCGGCTTCGGTCCCGGTTTCGGCCCGCACTTCGGGCGTGGCCGTGGCCGCGGTGGTCGCGGCCGGCGCGGTGATGTCCGCGCCGCGGTCTTGCTGCTGCTCACCGAACGCCCGATGCACGGTTACGAGTTGATCCAGCAGATCCGCGAACGCAGCGAGGATGTCTGGCGTCCGAGCCCGGGCTCCATCTACCCCGCGCTCGCGCAGCTGGAGGACGAGGGCCTGGTGCTCATCGAGAAGGTGGCCGGTCGCAAGACCGCGCAACTGACCGAAGCCGGCACCACCTACGTCAGCGAAAACCGGGACGAGCTCGGCGATCCCTGGGCCGACGTCAAAGGCGACGTGGGCGATCAGGCGATCGATCTGCGAGCCCTGATCGGTCAACTGATGGGCGCGGCGGCGCAGGTGGCGGCGGCCGGCACCCCTGAGCAGGCGGCCAAGGCGGCCGAGGTACTCACCGAAGCGCGCCGGGCGCTGTACCGGATTCTGGCCGAGGACGACAGCCCCGAAAAGTCTTAGGCATGAATTAGTGCGCGAGCGCAGGCATTTCGGCCGAGTTCGTTAAATAATTGGGGAATGGAACAGCCTGAGGGCACGTGGGGTTGGGGTAAGTCACAACCGGGTCACAGATCCGAGGGGCCTGGCCCCGCGATACGGGAGGTGCGGGGGTCCACCTCCAGAGCGTGGGCTCGGTTCGTGCTGGCCGCCGTCATGGCCGGAGCCGGAATACTCGGCTCCGGCCTGGCGCCCGCCACCGCCGAGCCGGACCCGATAGCCGATGTGGCCCTTTACCGTTCACCGGACGTGCCGACCGTCCCCGGCCCGGTGCAATCCGATCACCTGGCAGCCGCCATCTACCAGAAGACGCATCCCAGCTCGGTGCCGTTGGGCGTCAACGACTTCGAATGTGTCCCGAGCGCCGCGCAGCCCCGGCCGGTCGTGCTGGCGCACGGCACCGATTCCAGTGCCTACTCGGACTATTCGGCCATCGGCCCCAAACTGGTCGCCTCCGGTCTCTGTGTCTTCGCGCTGAATTACGGTGGCGCGCCGGGTGCGAACACCTACGGCACCGAGGATCTGCGCGTCAGCGCCCGCCAGCTCGGCGAATTCGTCGACATGGTGCTGGCGGCGACGCACGCGACCCAGGTCGACCTGGTCGGGTTCTCCCAGGGCGCCAACGTGACTCGCTACTGGGTGAACCAACTCGGCGGCGCGCCGAAGGTCGGCCAGTGGGTCGGCCTGGCCTCGCCCACCTACGGCGGCGTGATGTACGGACTGGTGCCCGTGGTACAGGCGATCGGCATTCTCGACGTGTTCGTCAAGGTCACGTCGCTGGCGGCGGTGCAGCAGGTGCAGGGTTCACCGGTGATGACCGAGCTCAACGCGGGCGGCGACACCGTGCCCGGCCCGCGGTACGTGACCATCGGCAGCCGCGTGGACGAAATGATCCAGCCGTTCGACAATATCGCGCTACGCGGCGCGGGCGCTCGCAACCTCGTCCTGCAGGACCTGTGCCCCAGCGATCTGACCGGGCACTTCCACCTGGTCTACGACCCGTTCGTGCAGGATCTGCTGGTGCAGGTGCTGAATCCGGCCGGCCCCGCGCCGGTGTGCCGCTCGGTGCCGCTGGGCACCGGTATACCGCAGGTGATCATCGCCGGTAACTCGTGATTCGGGCGGCCGGGCGGAGGTAATGGACACCCCGCCCGGACCGCACCCGAGTTCTACCAGTTCCGCCGCCTCGGATCCGGGACATCCGGCAAGTTCGGCATCGGGCAGCGATTCGCCGCGGGTGGCGGTCGGGCGACGGGCGGACCGGTGCCGCTCTCTAGAATGGGACGACCGTATCCACCAGTTTTCCGGGAGCCGCCGTGACCATTCAGCCCGTTCGCCTGTTCGGCGATCCCATTCTGCGCGCCCGTGCGGCGGAGGTCACCGAATTCGATCGGGAGCTGCGCCAGCTCGTCGAGGACCTGACCGACACCATGTACGACGACGGTGGGGTGGGGATGGCCGCGCCGCAGATCGGCGTCGGTTTGCGGGTGTTCGTCTACGACACCGGTGACGCGCAGGGGCACGTGGTGAACCCGGTGTACACCGTCGAAGGCGACGAGGAACAGGTCGGCCCGGAAGGATGCCTGTCGATTCCCGGTGTGCGCTACGACGTGCGGCGGGCGCTGCGCGTGCGGGTGTCGGGGGTGGATATGAAGGGCAAGCCGGTCGAGTTCGACGCGACCGATCTGCTGTCGCGCTGTGTGCAGCACGAGAACGACCATCTGGACGGCGTGCTGTTCATCGACCGCCTTGACCCGGCCGACCGTAAGGAAGCGATGCGCACCATTCGGGAATCGGATTGGTTCACCGCCGGCATCACTGTTCGCGCGTCCCGGGGTGCGGGCGAGGCCGCGAAGCCGAGCCCGTTCGGGCGTGGTCGCTGATGCGCGTCGTCTTCGCGGGTACGCCCGACCCGGCGGTGCCGTCGCTGCGCCGGCTCATCGATTCGGCTCGGCACGAAGTGGTCGCCGTGGTCACCCGGCCCGACGCGGTCGCCGGCCGCGGCCGCAAGGTGCAGCGGTCGCCGGTGGGGCAGCTGGCCGACCAGCACGGCATCCGCGTGCTCACCCCGCGCCGCCCGTCCGAACCCGAATTCATCGACCAGCTCACCGAATTGGCGCCCGATTGCTGCCCGGTCGTCGCCTATGGTGCGCTGCTGCCGCAGCGGGTGCTCGATATTCCCCGCTTCGGCTGGATCAACCTGCATTTCTCGCTGCTGCCCGCCTGGCGGGGCGCGGCGCCGGTGCAGGCCGCGATCGACGCCGGTGACGAGTTCACCGGCGCGTCCACCTTCCAGATCGAGGCGGGTTTGGACACCGGCCCGGTCTTCGGGGTGGTGACGGAGAAGATCCAGGTCACCGATACCGCCGGCGCCCTGCTCGCACGACTCGCCGACAGCGGCGCGCGCCTGCTCGAAACCACTCTCGACGGTGTGGAAGACGGTGCGCTGCATGCGGTTCCGCAACCGAACGAGGGCGTCTCCTACGCCCCCAAGGTGGTCGCGGAGGACGGGCGCGTCCGCTGGGACCAGCCGGCCCTGAATATCAGCCGCCGCATTCGTGCCGTCACGCCGGCGCCCGGCGCCTGGACTGAAATCGGCGGCACGCGCCTCAAACTCGGCCCGGTGGAAATGGTCGAGGAGGAACTGCCGGCCCGCACCGTCGAAGTCCGCAAGACCGGCGTTTTCGTCGGCACGGCCACCACCGCGGTTCGCCTCGATCAGGTGCAGCCCCAGGGCAAGCGCATGATGGCGGCCCTCGACTGGGCCCGCGGCGCGCGACTGCAACCCGGCGCGGTGTTCGAGTGAAGAATCTGACCCCGGGCGCAGCTGCTTCGGCAGTCATGCCGGAACCGAGCAACAGCGAGGAGCGAGGCATGCCGAAGAGCAACGAGCCGATCATGGCCACGGGCGCGTCGGCGCCCGCACCGGGATCGAACGACAGCGAGGTGCGGGTTTGAGCGCCGAGGATCGTCGGCGGGCTCGCGAGCGGAACAACGCCGCCACCAGCGGGGACGACGGCAAACGCGGTGCGCGCGGAAACGCGGGCCCGCGCAAGGCGGCCGGATCCTTCGATCGTGGACCGGACAACTCGGCGGGTGGCCGGCCGCGGCGGGCGGGTGGCCCGGGTACTGGGCAAACGGATTCGCCGGCACGGGACCGGGCGCGAACGGGGAGTGGACGAGCCAACCGTTCCGACTCGGCAGCGCAGACCGGTGCACGCGCTGGCGCCGGGCGGTCGGACGTGCAGGGGCCGAAGTCTGGTGCGCGGGAGGGTAATCAGTCTGCCGGGCCGCAGAGCGAGGGCCGGACCGGGACGGGACGGTCCGGCGGTTCGAAAGCCGGTGCCGCGTCAAAATTCGGTGCGCCGAAATCTGGGGCCGCGTCGAAATCCGGTGCGCCGAAATCTGGGGCCGCGCCAAAATCCGATGCGCCGAAATCTGGGGCCGCGTCGAAATCCGGTGCGTCGAAATCCGGCGCCGCGTCGAAAGCAGGTGCGTCGAAAGCGGGTGCCGCGCCGAAATCCGCTGCCGCACCTAAGGATCGACCGAATTCGCAGCCAGGCAACCGCAGCGGGGTAGATCCGGTGCGTCTGGTCGCGCGGGATGTCCTGCGCGCCGTCCGCGAACGCGACGCATACGCGAACCTGGTCTTGCCGGCTCTGTTGCGGGAACGCGGCATTTCGGGTCGAGACGCGGCGCTGGCGACCGAACTCACGTACGGCGCGTGCCGATCCCTCGGCCTGCTCGACGCCGTCATCGAGGCCGGTTCCGGCCGTCCGGTCGACGAGATCGACGGCGGACTACTGGATGTGTTGCGGCTGGGCGTATATCAGCTGCTGCGTACCCGGATCGGCGCGCATGCCGCCGTGGACACCTCGGTGGCGATGGCCCGCAACGAATTCGGCCAGGGCCGTTCCGGTTTCGTGAACGCCGTACTGCGCCGGGCGGGGGAGAAGACCGCCGAGCAGTGGGTCGAGCAGCTGGCTCCCGCGGATCCGGTGGGGCGCTTGGCTTTCGAGTTCGCGCATCCGGTGTGGATCGCGCAGGCCTTCGCGGACGCGCTCGGTGTGCGGGCCGGAGAGCTGGGTGAGCTGCTGGCGGCCGACGACGCCCGGCCGCTGGTGCACCTGGTGGCGCGTCCGGGCGAGATCACCGCGGAGGAACTCGCTCTCGTCACCGGCGGGGCGGAGGGGAAATGGTCGCCGTACGCGGTGTATCTCGACGGCGGCGACCCGGGAAGGCTCGAGCCGGTGCGGGACGGGCTCGCGGGCGTGCAGGACGAGGGCAGCCAGCTGGTGGCGCTCAGCCTGACTCGCGCCCCGCTCGACGGCCCCGACGGCGGCCGATGGCTGGATCTGTGCGCGGGGCCGGGCGGCAAGGCGGCGTTCCTGGGCGCGCTCGCCGCGATCGACCGCTTTCGAGTCGACGCGGTGGAACCCTCGGAGCATCGCGCCGAACTCGTCCGCAAGTCCACCAAGGACCTTCCGGTCCAGGTGCACGTCGTCGACGGTCGCGACAGCGGACTGACTCCCGGGTACGACCGCGTGCTGGTCGACGCACCGTGCACCGGCCTGGGCGCGCTGCGTCGCCGCCCGGAGGCCCGGTGGCGGCGCACTCCCGCCGACGTCCGTGAACTGGTTGTCCTGCAACGCGAATTGCTCGCCGCCGCATGGGATCTCGTACGCCCCGGCGGCGTGGTGCTCTACTCGACCTGCTCGCCGCACCTGGCCGAAACGGTGTCCGTCGTCGGCGATTTCGTCCGCCGTTCGGCCGCGATCCAGCTCGACACCCGGGCCCTGCTCCCCGGCGTCACCGATATCGGCGACGGCCCGGGCGTACAGCTGTGGCCGCACCGGCACGGCACCGACGCCATGTTCATGGCCGCTTTGCGGAAACCGCTGTAACAGCGGCTAAGTGTGCGGCTGGAACAGCTCCACCGGGTTGCCCGAGGGGTCGTCGGCGACGATCTGTTTGCCACCGTTGCCGACGATCACCTCGCTGCGGAAGCCGACGCCTGCGGCGATCAGCTCCTTGACGTAACTGTCGAGATCGTCGACCTGGAGCTGGAAACGGTTCCAGCCGCCGGGCGCGGGCAGCCTGCCGTCCGGCATCGGCTGGCCCGCGCCTCCGGCTCCGGGCTGGTTGAGCATCAGCCGCAGGTCGCCGCGCGTAAGCATGGCGAAGGCCGGTGCGGGATGCGTGGCGACTTCGAAGCCGAGAATTTCGTAGAAGCGGATCGCCGCGTCGACATCCTCGACGATGTAGCGCATGGTCGCGGTCACGGGGACCTCCCTCGTCGCAGTCCTGATACGCCCGATGCTTCCACTTCGGCGCGGGCATCGGAAGGCGCATCCGGTTCCGAATGTCCAAGCCGGGCGGCCCGGCCGGGGGCAAACTGTGCGGTATGGGTATGACGTGGCAGGACGTCGTCGAGTTGGCCGTCGAGCTGCCGGAGGTGCGTGAATCCACCTGGTGGCGCAGTCCCGCGCTGAAAGTAGGCAAGAAGGGGTTCGCGCGGCTGCGGGACGAAGCCGAGGGCGGGCTGGTGTTGCAGTGCGAGATGGTGGAGAAGGAGGCGCTCCTGGCGTCGGGCGACCCGGCCTTCTACACCACCCCGCACTACGACGGGTATCCGTTCATCCTGATCGACCTCGACCGGGTCGCGCCGGACCAGCTTCGCGAACTCTTGGACGCCGCCTGGTGGCTGGCGGCCCCGGCGAAACTCCGGAAGCAGCGCGAACAGTCGAGGTGACTACTCCCGTTCCGACAGCTCCCGCAGGCGGGCCAAGGTCTTGGTCAGAATCCGGGAGACGTGCATCTGGGAGATGCCCATCTGCTTGGCGATCTGGGTCTGGGTCATCGACTCGAAGAAGCGCATGGTGAGGATGCGGCGTTCCCGCTCCGGCAGCCCCGCCAGCAGCGGCCGGATCGCCACGTACTCCTCCACCCGTTCGAACTGCCCTTCCTCCTCGCCGAGGGTGTCCAGCAGCGACGCGTCGGTGTCGCGGCCGAGGGAGGCCGCGTCGATCGAGCTCGGCTGGTAGGCGTTGCCCGCGATCACCGCCTGGGTGACCTCGTCGGGATCGACATCGAGGTGCGCGGCGATCTCCTTGGCGGTCGGCGAGCGCCCCAGCGTCTGGGAGAGCGCGTCGATCGCCGCGCCGATGCGCAGGTGAGTTTCCTTGACGCGCCGCGGGACTCGCATGGCCCAGGTGTTGTCCCGGAAATATCTGCGGACCTCGCCCATGATGGTCGGCACCGCGAAGGACAGGAAGTTGGAACCGCGGCTGGGGTCGAAGCGGTCCACCGCGTGCACCAGACCGACGCGGGCGACCTGCGTCAGATCGTCGAAAGGCTCACCGCGGCCGCTGAATTTGCGGGCGATGTGGTCGGCGAGCGGTATGCAGCGACTGATCAGTTCGTCGCGGATCGCGGTGTGTTTCGGGGTGCCCGCGGTCGCGGCGGCGAGCCGCTCGAACAGCGCGCCGAGATCGTCATATCCGGAGGTCGAACCGACCTCCTCGACGATCTCGGTGTCCTCCTCGGCGTCCCCGGGCTCCGGTTCCGGTTCCTCGGGCGCGGCCTGGGCCGCCGGTTCGGGTTTGTCGCTGGTGCCGGGCTGGGCGTTCTCGCGTTCGGGGTCGAACACAGTCTCCTCTTCCGCCACTACGCCTTCCCTCGGACCCGACGGAACTCCACCGTCGTCGGATATCCGGAGGCCGCCGAGTCGAAGGGGTCTTGCGTCGCCTGCACCGAATCGGTGAGGGTGCGTAGCACATGCCAGCCGAAGCTGCGCTGGTCCGGCAACCCCTCGGCCGCCGCGATCCCGCTGACCCGCACCAGTAGCTCGGTGTCACCGATGGTGAACCGGCAGTGCAGGCTGGAGCCCGGCTTCGCGACCGCGATCAGCGTCGAACACACCTCGTCGACGGCCAACCGGATGTCGGCGACCTCGTCCAGCGTGAATTCGCTGAGCAGCACGAGAGTTTCGGCGAGCCCGCGCACGATGGGCAGCTGCGTGACCGACGCGGCCACCCGAATCTCCACCGGGGAGCTGGTCCCCTGTTCCGCCGAAATATTGATCACCCTGAGAAGGCTACCCATTCCCGTGCCGCACAATCACACTTTGCCTGGTCTGGAGGCACGTTCGGGTCGCGGGACCGGCCCTCGGTACACTCCGGCGTTGTGTCCACACCGACGTTTTCGCGACCGGCCGAGCCGATGATCGCCCCCTCCATCCTGTCCGCCGACTTCGCTCGTCTCGCGGACGAGACCCGGGCCGTCGCGACCGCCGACTGGTTGCACGTCGATGTGATGGACGCGCACTTCGTGCCGAATCTGACGCTCGGTCTCCCGGTGGTGCAGAGCCTGTTGAAGGCGACCGACATCCCCCTGGACTGCCATCTGATGATCGAGGATCCGGGCCGGTGGGCGCCGCCGTACGCCGAGGCGGGCGCGCACAATGTCACCTTTCACGCCGAGGCGACCGACGATCCGATCGCGGTGGCGCGCGATATCCGCGCGGCGGGCGCCAAGGCCGGGCTCTCGGTGAAGCCGAACACCCCGATCGAGCCGTACCTGGAGATCCTGAAGAGTTTCGACACGCTGCTGGTGATGAGTGTGGAGCCCGGTTTCGGCGGGCAGTCGTTCATCCCGCACGTGCTGGAGAAGGCGCGCGTCGTGCGCAATCTGGTCGATTCCGGCGAGCTGCGGTTGATCGTGGAGATCGACGGCGGCATCAACGCCGACACCATCGAGCAGGCGGCGGAGGCGGGAATCGATTGTTTCGTCGCGGGTTCGGCGGTCTACAACACGGCCGATCCGGGTGCGACGGTCGAGACACTGCGGCGTCAGGCCGCGGCACACCGGTCGTGAACGCCGAATAGTGTTCGGGCGCTGAACTATTCAGCGCCCGGTCTTCGAAAGCTCAGTTGTAGTGCGGTTTCCGGCGGGTGCCGAGCGCCCGCGTGGCTTCGATGACCGCCTCGATGGGCGGCAGTGCGGTCGGATACTCGGGTTGCTGGACCCAGACGCGATAGCCGGTGCGTTCGTCCTCGGGGGAGGGCAGCACCACCTGGCTGCCGATGCAGGCGACCGTGGCGTAGAGCCGGAACAGTTCGGCGGAGACGTGCGCGGTGAGCGTCTCGGCGTGGGCCGGACCGGTGATGAAGGTCCACCGTCTGGCCCGGGGGTGGTGCACGACAGGCGCGGCAAGCTGGGCCTGGATCAACCGCTGCTGGACCTGTTCGCCCAACTCCGACGGCATGGTGATGGCGCCGTATTGCCGGCCGATGTGCAGCAGGATGTGCCGCGAGGCCGGATCGATCGAGGCCGGCATCTGAAATTCGCTGCGATACTGATCGCAGCGAATTTCCAGCGTCGCGTCGAGAAGAGTGGTCACGCAACACCCCCGAGGTGTGATGGATTTACCATGAAGGATCCGCTTCCAACTGCTGGTAGAAGGCCGTTCGTGCCTGGATCGAGAACGAGAATTGAACGGTCGGAATCAGGTACATAACAATATTGCATCCATTTCCGTCTGGATGCAAGGGAAATGCGTAGGCGTGTTTTCTGGTGGGTACCAGCAGGATTCGCTCCTGGGGGGCGATGGTCTTGATTGGTTCGTGATGCGCGGGAATTCTGGGCAGTCTGTTTAATTCACAGCGGTAAACGCCTGGCAATTACGTATCGCTGTACAGAAACTCGGGGCTGTTGCCGGTCTCGCGGTTGGTTCCGGTCCCGGCGCACCGCTGGACGGAACCGCGCTGCTCGCCTACGACCCCGCGTCGTTACCCTGGGTGCGAGCGTGGGAATAGCAGTCGTCTCCGGCTTGTTCCGCCCACCGACACACGAACGCGACCAGGGAGTGCAGCGCATGTTCACAGGCATCGTCGAGGAGCTTGGCGAGATCGTCGCCACCGAGCCGCTGGCCGACGCCGCGCGCCTCACCATCCGGGGCAAGCTCGTCACCTCCGATGCCGGTCACGGCGACTCCATCGCGGTCAACGGCGTCTGCCTGACCGTCGTCGAGGTGATCGACGGCGACAGCTTCACCGTCGACGTCATGCAGGAGACGCTGAACCGCTCCAGCATCGGCGGCCTCGGCGCCGGGTCGCGGGTCAACCTGGAACGCGCCGCCGCGCTGAACAGCCGCCTCGGCGGCCACCTGGTCCAGGGCCACGTCGACGGCACGGGCACCGTGCTCGCCCGCACGCCCTCGGAGAACTGGGAGGTCGTGCGCATTTCGCTGCCCGACGCGATCGCTCGCTACGTGGTGGAGAAGGGCTCGATCACCGTCGACGGAATTTCACTGACCGTCTCCGGGCTCGGCATCTCCGACGAGCCCGCCGCGGACGGCAATCGCGACTGGTTCGAGGTCTCGCTGATCCCGACCACCTTGGCCATGACCAACCTCGGCGCCGCTGCTGTGGGCACCAAGATCAATCTCGAAGTCGACGTGATCGCGAAATATGTCGAGCGATTGCAGCAGCGGGGTTGAGCGCGGGACCCACACAGGAGGGGCCGGGAACACGCAGCATCGCGGGCGCTGCAAAATAGACACCGCACTTCTTCGATATGGAGCACAGCTGACGTGACCAGGTTCGACACCATCGAGCGCGCCGTCGCCGACATCGCCGCCGGAAAGGCCGTCGTCGTCGTCGACGACGAGGACCGCGAGAACGAGGGCGACCTCATCTTCGCGGCCGAAAAGGCCACCCCCGAGCTGGTCGCCTTCATGATCCGCTACACCTCCGGTTACATCTGCGTGCCGCTCACCGGTGACGACTGCGACCGCCTCGGCCTGCCGCCGATGTACGCGCAGAACCAGGACAAGCACGGCACCGCCTACACGGTGTCCGTCGACGCGCGCGAGGGCATCACCACCGGCATCTCCGGCGCCGACCGCGCCACCACCATGCGCCTGCTGGCCGACCCGGACGCCAAGGCCGACGACCTGACCCGGCCCGGTCACGTTGTTCCCCTGCGCGCCAAGGAAGGCGGCGTGCTGCGCCGCCCCGGTCACACCGAAGCCGCCGTGGACCTGTCCCGGATGGCGGGCTTGCGCCCGGCCGGTGTCATCTGCGAGATCGTCAGCCAAAAGGACGAGGGCCACATGGCCCGCACCGAAGAGCTACGGATCTTCGCCGACGAGCACGATCTGGCGCTGATCTCCATCGCCGACATGATCGCCTGGCGGCGTAAGCACGAGAAGCAGGTCGTCCGGGTCGCCGAGGCCCGTATCCCGACCGCGCACGGCGCGTTCCGCGCCGTCGGTTACCAGAGCATCTACGACGACGTCGAGCATGTCGCGCTGGTGCGCGGCGACATCAGCGACGGCGAGGACGTGCTGGTCCGCGTGCACTCGGAATGCCTCACCGGCGACGTCTTCGGTTCGCTGCGCTGCGACTGCGGTCCGCAGCTGGACGCCGCGCTGGAAATGGTGGCGAACGAGGGCCGCGGTGTGGTGCTGTACATGCGCGGGCACGAGGGCCGCGGCATCGGCCTGATGCACAAGCTGCAGGCCTACCAGCTGCAGGACTCCGGCCGGGACACCGTCGACGCCAATCTCGACCTCGGCCTGCCGGCCGACGCGCGCGACTACGGCACCGGCGCGCAGATCCTGGTCGACCTCGGCATCCGCTCCATGCGCCTGCTCACCAACAACCCGGCCAAGCGCGTCGGTCTGGACGGGTACGGTCTGCGGATCACCGAGCGCGTCCCGATGCCGTTGCGCGCCAACGCCGAAAACCTCCGTTACCTGCGCACCAAGCGGGACCGGATGGGGCACGACCTGATCGGCCTGGACGAGCTCGACCTCGGTGAGACGGCACAGTGACTTTCTCGAAAGGCGGATTGCGATGAGCGGCACCGGCGTACCCAGTTTCGAACTCGCGGATGCCAAGGACCTCCGGCTCGGCATCGTCGCGTCGCGCTGGCACACCAAGATCTGCGACACCCTGGTGGCGAACGCCGAGCGAGTGGCCCGCGAAGCCGGCGTCCAGCATGTGACCACGGTGCGCTGCGCGGGTGCGATGGAGCTGCCGGTCGTCGCCCAGGAACTGGCGCGCACCCATGACGCGGTGGTCGCGCTCGGCGTCGTGATCCGTGGCGGCACACCGCATTTCGAGTACGTGTGTGACGCGGTCACCGCCGGGCTGACCCGCGTTTCACTGGACGCGGCGACTCCGGTCACCAACGGTGTGCTCACCACCAACACCGAGGAACAGGCACTCGACCGCGCCGGTCTCCCCGGTTCCGTCGAGGACAAGGGCGAGCAGGCCGCCCAGGCCGCGCTGGACGCCGCGCTCACCTTGCGCGCGCTACGAGAGTCGTTCTGAGCCGATGCCGGTCGTGCGTATGTGGCGTCGTGAGCAACCGGCCGCGGCCGCGCCGGAGTGGGATCTCGAGGTGCGTCCGCGTCGCTCGGTCCGCACCGCGTGGGTCTGCGCGACCGTGCTGGTCGTGGTCTTCACCATCGGCGGAGTCTGGCTGCGCTCCGGCTCCACCGGCGTGAACTTCCGGACCGTCGATCAGTTCGCCATGATCGGCGTCGGTCTGCTCCTGGCGGCCGGTGTCCTGATGCTGACCCGCCCACGGCTGCGGGTGGGCCCGCGGGGCGTCTCGGTCCGGAATGTCCTCGGCGACAACCTTTTCCGCTGGGAGCACATCCTCGGCGTCTCGTTCCCCGACCGGAAATCGTGGGCCCGCCTCGTACTCGTCGACGACGAGTACGTACCACTGCTCGCCATCCGCGCCAACGACAAGGCGCACGCCGCGCAGGCGATGGATCGCCTGCGCGAGCTCGGTGCGCAGTACACCGCCGAGAAGCCCTAGCGGGTATCGCCGAAGACCGCTCCCTCGCGACGCGGGTCGGCGCCGCCGATCCAGCCGCCGGCCGGGTCGAGTTTCAGGGTGCTGAGCCCGCTGACCTGGGGTGTCACCGATACCTGGTGGCCCATTTCGCGCAGGCGGATGACCAGCGGGTCGTTGTCGCCCTTGTTCGTGGCGTTGATGGCCGGGTGCTCCCCGCCGATGCCGGTGGACGTGCTGTTGCCCGCGCCGAAGGAGACCGCCGAGACCGCCTGTTGCGGATCCATGCCCCAATCCAGCAGTCCGACCAGGGTTTTGACGACGAACTGGATGATCACCGAGCCGCCGGGGGAGCCGGTGATGTGGGTC from Nocardia goodfellowii carries:
- a CDS encoding MmcQ/YjbR family DNA-binding protein; this encodes MGMTWQDVVELAVELPEVRESTWWRSPALKVGKKGFARLRDEAEGGLVLQCEMVEKEALLASGDPAFYTTPHYDGYPFILIDLDRVAPDQLRELLDAAWWLAAPAKLRKQREQSR
- a CDS encoding RNA polymerase sigma factor SigF, whose product is MAEEETVFDPERENAQPGTSDKPEPAAQAAPEEPEPEPGDAEEDTEIVEEVGSTSGYDDLGALFERLAAATAGTPKHTAIRDELISRCIPLADHIARKFSGRGEPFDDLTQVARVGLVHAVDRFDPSRGSNFLSFAVPTIMGEVRRYFRDNTWAMRVPRRVKETHLRIGAAIDALSQTLGRSPTAKEIAAHLDVDPDEVTQAVIAGNAYQPSSIDAASLGRDTDASLLDTLGEEEGQFERVEEYVAIRPLLAGLPERERRILTMRFFESMTQTQIAKQMGISQMHVSRILTKTLARLRELSERE
- a CDS encoding ATP-binding protein yields the protein MINISAEQGTSSPVEIRVAASVTQLPIVRGLAETLVLLSEFTLDEVADIRLAVDEVCSTLIAVAKPGSSLHCRFTIGDTELLVRVSGIAAAEGLPDQRSFGWHVLRTLTDSVQATQDPFDSAASGYPTTVEFRRVRGKA
- the rpe gene encoding ribulose-phosphate 3-epimerase; this encodes MIAPSILSADFARLADETRAVATADWLHVDVMDAHFVPNLTLGLPVVQSLLKATDIPLDCHLMIEDPGRWAPPYAEAGAHNVTFHAEATDDPIAVARDIRAAGAKAGLSVKPNTPIEPYLEILKSFDTLLVMSVEPGFGGQSFIPHVLEKARVVRNLVDSGELRLIVEIDGGINADTIEQAAEAGIDCFVAGSAVYNTADPGATVETLRRQAAAHRS
- a CDS encoding riboflavin synthase; translated protein: MFTGIVEELGEIVATEPLADAARLTIRGKLVTSDAGHGDSIAVNGVCLTVVEVIDGDSFTVDVMQETLNRSSIGGLGAGSRVNLERAAALNSRLGGHLVQGHVDGTGTVLARTPSENWEVVRISLPDAIARYVVEKGSITVDGISLTVSGLGISDEPAADGNRDWFEVSLIPTTLAMTNLGAAAVGTKINLEVDVIAKYVERLQQRG
- a CDS encoding bifunctional 3,4-dihydroxy-2-butanone-4-phosphate synthase/GTP cyclohydrolase II; this translates as MTRFDTIERAVADIAAGKAVVVVDDEDRENEGDLIFAAEKATPELVAFMIRYTSGYICVPLTGDDCDRLGLPPMYAQNQDKHGTAYTVSVDAREGITTGISGADRATTMRLLADPDAKADDLTRPGHVVPLRAKEGGVLRRPGHTEAAVDLSRMAGLRPAGVICEIVSQKDEGHMARTEELRIFADEHDLALISIADMIAWRRKHEKQVVRVAEARIPTAHGAFRAVGYQSIYDDVEHVALVRGDISDGEDVLVRVHSECLTGDVFGSLRCDCGPQLDAALEMVANEGRGVVLYMRGHEGRGIGLMHKLQAYQLQDSGRDTVDANLDLGLPADARDYGTGAQILVDLGIRSMRLLTNNPAKRVGLDGYGLRITERVPMPLRANAENLRYLRTKRDRMGHDLIGLDELDLGETAQ
- the ribH gene encoding 6,7-dimethyl-8-ribityllumazine synthase; this translates as MSGTGVPSFELADAKDLRLGIVASRWHTKICDTLVANAERVAREAGVQHVTTVRCAGAMELPVVAQELARTHDAVVALGVVIRGGTPHFEYVCDAVTAGLTRVSLDAATPVTNGVLTTNTEEQALDRAGLPGSVEDKGEQAAQAALDAALTLRALRESF
- a CDS encoding PH domain-containing protein; this encodes MPVVRMWRREQPAAAAPEWDLEVRPRRSVRTAWVCATVLVVVFTIGGVWLRSGSTGVNFRTVDQFAMIGVGLLLAAGVLMLTRPRLRVGPRGVSVRNVLGDNLFRWEHILGVSFPDRKSWARLVLVDDEYVPLLAIRANDKAHAAQAMDRLRELGAQYTAEKP